AGTGCTAATTTGGATTTATTCATTTGATTCAAATGACCACTGATTTAATAGCTCGTAGGAGCTGCTCCCGAGTGTAAGGCTTTGTAACGTATGCATCAGCGCCTTGTCTCATTGCCCACAATCGGTCAATCTCCTGATTTTTAGAACTGCAAATAACAATTGGCACTTTTTGAGTAACCGGATTCCTCTTAAGAGAACGACACAACTCAAAACCGCTCATTCCTGGCATAACCACATCGGTAACGATAACGTCTGGATTTTGTGATTGTGCTTTTTCTAAAGCTTCCTTTGCACCAGTGGCTTGAATAACGTTATAACCACTTTCTACAAGATAATGGCTCATCAGTTCCAATTCACTTAGAGAATCTTCAACAATCAAAATTGTACCAAGTAAAGTAATACTCACTTATACGTCTCCTTTATCAGTAAATTGTGTTTATCAAAATTTGTGACTCTTCCTATACATTTACCTCAATTATCAATATGTTTAAACACCATTTTCAACAAATCTGATTGAGAAAAAGGCTTCGTCAAATAGCCTGAGGCTCTTACCATTTTTGCTTTTGCTCTGTCTATCAATCCTGTTCTGCCAGTCACCATAATAATAGGGAGATTTTTAAAAGCTGAATGCCTTCGTAACAAAGAACATAGCTCATACCCATCTAAATTTGGCATCTCTACATCTAGCAAAATTAAGTCAGGTTTGCTGCGGAGAATTTGCATCAAAGCTTTAACCGGATCGTTGATCATCACAACAGAAAATGTACTTTCATCCAAAAAGTGCTTGATAGAATTTAATACTGTTGGACTGTCATCTATACAGGCAACTGTGTATGCACTCTTCTCACGAGATTGGTAAGAATCTTTGTTGTTCTTAATATCAGACGTTTCAAAATTATTCCGTTTTGGCAATTCTTCTGCTAGCTTGACTTGATGCCCCATTGGCGCAACCTCAGTGGTAGACTCGAAATGAGAGGCAAGTTGCTTATCAACGGTTGATTGGGTCTGTTGGCGATGGCGTAACTGCTTTTGACAATTTTCTACAAGTAATCTCAAGTCCAAACGACAGAACTTTGGTAGTTCATTTAAGAGAGTTTCACTCTTAAATTCATAACTACCTTGCTTTACTATTAGAAATGACTCCAGTACTTCTCTTGCCAATTCATCTATCAGAACTGCGGCTTGGGGAGGAGTGATGTATTCTTCGTTTACTAACCAGCAAATCGCCTGATAATCTGGTTGTGGTGTTGACTGATGATCTTTATTTTGGTCAAATATCAGTCTTACTCGCATAAGAGATGCACTGTTGAGAGTATGTGTTTGCTGCCTCAAACGCCCCAAAATATTTTCAAGCCGTTCAAACATTTTATCTGAAGAGGCATAAACCAGTTTACCGTCATCTAAATAGATTGACCAAGAAGCCGACTCTGTAAATACTTGTAAGCAGCCTGTAGCACGCCGACTTGTTAATTGTGCTAATAGAGATAGCGGATGTAGTTTCTGAAAAAACTTGTAGCTACCTAGAGGAGTTGTGCTCATTTTGCTTTTACTTAGGCTAAATTCTTGCTAGTGTGAGCTAAATTTATGCAGGGTTTTCCACAAGTCCGTTGAAACGGTTTATAGCTTTTGTTATCAAAAGTACAAAAGTCTAGCCTTAAGATTTGTTGGAAAACTCAGCGGCAGCACCCTTCTATCAAGATAGAAAAAACCTCAGATAACTCGCAAATTCCAGTTAAATTTACTAACTTATACTGAGATTAGCAGACATCTTTACATAACAAGTTAAAAAAATGTAAAGACTAGATGAAGCAAATCACCTCTAAGTAAGCCTTGTTTAATGCCAACCGAGATAATACTGCTTTTTATTGCCAGAGGAACCCTGCTATCTTTAGTACTCGTACCTAAGTATAATACGGTTTTTGGAACCGAGGTAAATCTCAGGTAAATTTTGCTAAAACGACAGTGTTTTTACTTGTAAAGTGTGTAAAGTTAACATAAATATCCGGGTAACAGAACAGTGTCACTGTCTGTTATATACCCCAAAAGTGAAATCTGCCAATCACATTCTTAATACAGCTTTGACATATGTACTTGTATGAATTATAACTAAATGATCAAGAAGAGAAAGAATGAAAAAAAATTGTAATGACTGTTGTGTATAGTGTACTGTCTCAACTGTCATTGTAGCGATTTCTACTTATAGAGATTCTTTTGTAGTACAAAAAAGACATTTAAGACAAGTGCCGTTTTAAAGAAAAATTATAGTCTCCAAACAAAGAGCAAAAAAATCTCTCATATCATTTGACGAAATGCTTGATACAAATAATTTTTCTACAATTATTTCCCCCGGTAAGAGACTACCCTCCACAAGATCCTGCCCATTTGTATCAACCTTAAAGTGATACGGATTATCACCTTTTATTTTTGCTAGATATTTTTATACTTTGATAAATTAATGTTTTCAGTTAGCAGTCTACATATTTCCGACTTTTTGGACAAATTCCTTGTGTATAGAGGCAAATACTGTATATATCTCCTCCACAAGATACCCTGGTTGGACTCGCGTTCGCTTAGCCTGAAGCAGGCATACACTCTCGCGAACGCATTGGTGAGGCGTATCTCACAATATACTTAGCCTCTCCAAAAAATACACGTTTTAGCGTAAACCTTAACAGCACTTCAGGGCAATAGGTTAGCGATCCGCGCTCCCTTGCGATCGCTCTCAGGCTATTCATAGGGGATCATAAAAAACAATTCCCCAACACCCTTAATCAATTCAAAATTGATCAGGGGGATTGGAGAATTAAGACTTACACATAACACGGGTGATAAAAAACACCTGCGAACATAATTACTCAATTACCATTCTTTTATAGTGCGGATGAAAGGACTTGAACCTTCACACCTTGCGGTACTAGAACCTAAATCTAGCGCGTCTGCCAATTCCGCCACATCCGCATCAGTTAGCTACTATATCATAACAAAGTTATGTCTTGCAATATCTAACGCTTAATTATTTCGTGGTTAGTTGTTAGTTGTTTAACTACCTGCTAAGGGGCTTGTGTCGGAATTAGCTAGGTCATCGCAACACGAGGCAAACGGTGCTTAAACCCGCAGAGAATTTCCCAAGAAATTGTATTTAACTGATTTGCCCAATCTTCAGCAGTAATTTGTTCTTTTCCCTCAGTTCCAAGTAGGGTGACGACTTCGCCTTCTTGCACATCTGGTAATGCACTCACATCTAGCATCAACTGATCCATTGTAATTGTGCCAATCTGCGACACCCGTTGACCGCGAATTAAGACTTGCATTTTGTTGGAAAGATTGCGAGGAACTCCATCTGCGTAACCAATTCCCACCACAGCAAGACGGAGTTCATCTGAGGCAATAAATTGATGACTGTAGCTGACGCCAGTTCCAGGAGGAATGGTTTTGACTTGCGTGACTCGTGCTTTGACTTGTAAAACGGGTTTCAAGTCTATGTTTAAGCGAAAATGATCAGCTGGGTAAAGTCCGTATACAGCTAAACCCACACGCACAATATGGTAGTGCAATGCTTTATCGCTCAAGGTAGCAGCTGAATTTGCTAAATGTAGACAAGGCGGTTCTATCCCTACTGTTCTTAGTTGAGCAATCACTTGCTCAAATCGTTGTTGCTGTTGTTTCATTGTTGTAGGGTCCAGACTATCTGCCGTTGCTAAGTGAGAATATATACTAGCGATAGTCAGATGAGGTAAGCGTTCCACAAGCTGAACAAACTCAGCAGCCTCCTGCCAATTTGTTCCTAACCTGGACATTCCCGTGTCTAATTTAACGTGTACAGGGAGTGGAGTCTTACAATTGATGGCTTCTAGAGTATTGGAAAAAACTAAAGCTTGTTTGGGAGATATTAGTGTTGGTTGAAGTTTCCATTGAGCGATCGCATGAATTTGCTCTGGGGTATGGGTTGCACCTAGTATCAAAATTGGAGCTTTAATTCCTGCTTCTCGCAATTGAATTCCTTCGGGAACTGTAGCGACTCCTAACCAACTGGCTCCCGATTCTAACGCAGTTTGGGCGACTGTAACTGCTCCATGTCCATAAGCATCGGCTTTTACCACTGCCATCAGTTGGGTGTGCGCTGACAGTATCCTTAAAACCTGCTTGACGTTGTACGACAATGCTGACAAGTTAATTTCCACCCAAGCACGTTGGGATAACCAGGGGTAGGTATTTGACTCCTGATTAGAGGTTACACTGGACGTTTGCTCGTGGCTCAACATCTTGAATGACTCCTATCACACCAGTCTTTGGCTTCTAAATCATTTAGATCATTCTCACTCCTAGAAGCCTAATCGTGATTAATCAAGAAGTTTACCTCTGATTTCGCAATTGGCACAAGATCATGAACACGAGAATTAGGTAAAAAGGAGAATTCTTTTTAGATCTTGACTTTTTATTATTTGTAGTTTTTACTATTGGGATAGTATAATTTTTTTTCATCACCAAAGCTGAATATAATTGTGTTAATATATGTAAAAATAATAGCCTGAGCGCCTATCAATGGGGAAGGTTTTAGTTTTAAACGCCTCTTACGAACCGCTCAATATCACGAGCTGGCGGCGAGCTGTCGTGTTACTGATTAAAGGCAAAGCAGAGCGAGTAGAGTTTAATAACACGCAACTCTACTTAGACTTTCCGCTTCCGACAGTCATAAGGTTACGCCACTATGTGCGCGTTCCTTATAAGGAGATTCCTTTGACTCGTCGAAATCTACTACATCGCGACAGTCACACTTGTCAGTATTGCGGTTACACAGGCGATGATTTAACTTTGGATCATGTCATTCCACGATCACGTGGAGGCGGCGATACCTGGGAAAATATTGTTACAGCATGTGTCCGCTGCAATGTTAGAAAGGGTAGTCGTACACCCAACGAAGCTCACATGAACTTACGTCATAATCCACGCCGACCTTATAGTAGTCTTTACTTTGAGGTCACCAAGCACCTAAAAAGTGGTACTCACCAAGAATGGCAAAAATACGTTATAGGACTCTGACACCTTCTGCAAAATCTAAACAAGGCAGATAGTTGTCAGTTTTTTTGGCTTTGCTTGATATTTGAGCTTGTTTACAGAGCTTTACATATCTCAACCTAAAAAGCTAACAAAAAAGCAGCAGTTAAGCGGTTTAATTGCCAAGGTCACTTTTGCTAGAATAACACATATCAACACCAAAAACAACAGGGTGCGTTCTAAATCTACCAAAAAATCAGGGGTAGGTATTAAAGGCGTTTTCCTGCCAAGTTAGCAACGATAAGTTCTTGACAAAAAAAGAGGCTCAGAGATAATATGTCATGCTCTGATATTTCTGCAAAGATCGTAATGTGTGGCTGAAGTGTTGAAATACAAACTGTAGTATCTATTGATGAAAAAAAGGAGCCTCACACTTATAAAAACGTTTCGTATGCACTTTAATTCTTCTGTGACTCAGATTTCGAGTTTGCCATTAACGGGTGATCCTACTCCAAACGATTTTGAAATAGACAACAAAGATTTAGCAGAAGTTCCACTCACTAGACACTCAGGTACAACATTCGTAGGTGATGGTTCTTTTGTGGGTCTGCGTAACAATTCATTGGTAAATCAAAAATCAGAAGAGCTGCACAACACGTTTCTTGCGCATAAACAAGAACGCCAGTTAATTATTCTTCAAGATTTTCCAGATCCTGACGCTTTATCGTGTGCTTGGGCTTACCAGCTCATAGCTCAGCAATATGACATAAAATGTGACATCGTTTACGCTGGTGCTTTGAGCCACCAAGAAAATATCGCTTTGGTCAAGCTGACAGGCTTACCCGCGCAGCGTTGGACAATACAAACACTAAAAAGCAAGGACTTATCTTCTTACCAAGGTTTTGTTCTTATAGACAACCAGGGAACGACTTCTCAGCTAGTACCTGTTGTTCAAGAGGTAGGGATACCAATAGTGGCGGTTATTGACCACCACAGTTTACAGAGTGACATGAAATCAGATTTTTTTGATGTTCGTCCCTCTGTACGAGCAACAGCAACGATTTTCACTCAATACTTACAGTACGGACTACTGACTCTAGATAGCAGTATAAATCAACATGTAAAATGCGCGACTGCCTTGATGCATGGCTTGCGATCGGATACTAATAGACTGATGCAAGCACAGGAAGAAGATTTTATGGCAGCAGCGTATTTGAGTAAATTTTATGACGCGCAGTTGCTGAACGCAATTCTACAGGCAAATCGTTCTAAGCGAGTCATGGATGTTATAGAGCGATCGCTCAAAAACCGCATCGTGCAAAATAACTTTTCTATTGCTGGTGTTGGTTACTTACGCTACGATGACCGCGATGCAATACCCCAAGCGGCAGATTTTATTGTGACAGAAGAAAACGTCCACACAGCTTTGGTGTACGGTATTGTTCACGATGAAGATGAAGAACTAGAGGTGGTGATTGGTTCTTTAAGAACAACCAAACTAACCCTCGATCCTGATGAGTTCATTAAAGAAGCCTTCGGTCAAGATAGCAGCGGACGCTTTTTCGGCGGTGGACGGACAAGCGCAGGTGGGTTTGAAATTCCGATGGGTTTCTTATCAGGAGGTAATGAAAATTCTGCTTATGCGAAGATGAAATGGGAAGTTTTCGATTCTCAGATTAAGCAGAAGCTTTTAAGATTGGTGAATCCGAAGGATAATCCTATACAGTCGGAGTAGAATCATCAGGAGGCAGTGCTACAACGCGGGTTAAGCGCGTTATAGCACCTGCCATTCCTTAGTCCTTAGTAACCAAAGACAAAGGACTAAGGACTAAATATCCTTGGGATATTTCCTCCACTGTATGGGTAAAACACCACTTGCATCCACGAGCATTTATTCGCACTGCCTCGCCTCCAAACAGCTTACGCTCACAAAGGACATTCCGCCGTGGAACTGTATTTAATCCGTCATGGTATAGCTGAAGAAAGGCGACCAGATCTTAAAGACGAGGAACGCTCACTGACAAAAGAAGGTCGAGAAAAAACGGAGAAAGTAGCCCAGCGATTGCGAAAGCTGGGTTTGCATTTTGATTTGATTGCGAGTAGTCCCTTAATACGAGCTCGCCAAACAGCAGAAATTCTTATAGCCGCAGGGCTGAGTTCTAAGGTAGAGGAATGTTCCTATCTCGCTCCAGATGGTCGGATTGAAAATTGGGCTGTAGACTGGTTGAGTCCAAGAAATTATTCACC
This portion of the Brasilonema sennae CENA114 genome encodes:
- a CDS encoding response regulator transcription factor, with protein sequence MSITLLGTILIVEDSLSELELMSHYLVESGYNVIQATGAKEALEKAQSQNPDVIVTDVVMPGMSGFELCRSLKRNPVTQKVPIVICSSKNQEIDRLWAMRQGADAYVTKPYTREQLLRAIKSVVI
- a CDS encoding response regulator; protein product: MSTTPLGSYKFFQKLHPLSLLAQLTSRRATGCLQVFTESASWSIYLDDGKLVYASSDKMFERLENILGRLRQQTHTLNSASLMRVRLIFDQNKDHQSTPQPDYQAICWLVNEEYITPPQAAVLIDELAREVLESFLIVKQGSYEFKSETLLNELPKFCRLDLRLLVENCQKQLRHRQQTQSTVDKQLASHFESTTEVAPMGHQVKLAEELPKRNNFETSDIKNNKDSYQSREKSAYTVACIDDSPTVLNSIKHFLDESTFSVVMINDPVKALMQILRSKPDLILLDVEMPNLDGYELCSLLRRHSAFKNLPIIMVTGRTGLIDRAKAKMVRASGYLTKPFSQSDLLKMVFKHIDN
- the alr gene encoding alanine racemase, whose product is MLSHEQTSSVTSNQESNTYPWLSQRAWVEINLSALSYNVKQVLRILSAHTQLMAVVKADAYGHGAVTVAQTALESGASWLGVATVPEGIQLREAGIKAPILILGATHTPEQIHAIAQWKLQPTLISPKQALVFSNTLEAINCKTPLPVHVKLDTGMSRLGTNWQEAAEFVQLVERLPHLTIASIYSHLATADSLDPTTMKQQQQRFEQVIAQLRTVGIEPPCLHLANSAATLSDKALHYHIVRVGLAVYGLYPADHFRLNIDLKPVLQVKARVTQVKTIPPGTGVSYSHQFIASDELRLAVVGIGYADGVPRNLSNKMQVLIRGQRVSQIGTITMDQLMLDVSALPDVQEGEVVTLLGTEGKEQITAEDWANQLNTISWEILCGFKHRLPRVAMT
- a CDS encoding HNH endonuclease, producing MGKVLVLNASYEPLNITSWRRAVVLLIKGKAERVEFNNTQLYLDFPLPTVIRLRHYVRVPYKEIPLTRRNLLHRDSHTCQYCGYTGDDLTLDHVIPRSRGGGDTWENIVTACVRCNVRKGSRTPNEAHMNLRHNPRRPYSSLYFEVTKHLKSGTHQEWQKYVIGL
- a CDS encoding DHH family phosphoesterase; this translates as MHFNSSVTQISSLPLTGDPTPNDFEIDNKDLAEVPLTRHSGTTFVGDGSFVGLRNNSLVNQKSEELHNTFLAHKQERQLIILQDFPDPDALSCAWAYQLIAQQYDIKCDIVYAGALSHQENIALVKLTGLPAQRWTIQTLKSKDLSSYQGFVLIDNQGTTSQLVPVVQEVGIPIVAVIDHHSLQSDMKSDFFDVRPSVRATATIFTQYLQYGLLTLDSSINQHVKCATALMHGLRSDTNRLMQAQEEDFMAAAYLSKFYDAQLLNAILQANRSKRVMDVIERSLKNRIVQNNFSIAGVGYLRYDDRDAIPQAADFIVTEENVHTALVYGIVHDEDEELEVVIGSLRTTKLTLDPDEFIKEAFGQDSSGRFFGGGRTSAGGFEIPMGFLSGGNENSAYAKMKWEVFDSQIKQKLLRLVNPKDNPIQSE
- the sixA gene encoding phosphohistidine phosphatase SixA, which codes for MELYLIRHGIAEERRPDLKDEERSLTKEGREKTEKVAQRLRKLGLHFDLIASSPLIRARQTAEILIAAGLSSKVEECSYLAPDGRIENWAVDWLSPRNYSPQTQLALVGHEPDLSAWAEILLWGQAKATLVLKKAGMIGVKLPEKGSPLGRSQMFWLTPPKYLL